GGAGTGAACGCGCCCGGACTACCGGCCGGGTTGACGTGTCGTCCGACGCGTCTTTCGCTCGCCGATGACCAGGTCGACCGACAACGACGCCGGCGTTTCGCGACGAACACCGAGGTGATCTACGAAGACGAGACCGCCGAAGAATAAGCGCCGCGACCGGCGGACGGCGGCGTCGCTCCGTTTCGAGTGGCGGTGTCGCGGTCGTCGTGTTCGAGCGTCGAACGACGAGAAAACTGTCGAAAACCGACGGGAATACCGCTGCGAACCGACTTAGCGGGCAGCCGCCGCGACGCGCTCTTTCTCCTCTTTCTGGCCGATGGCGTAGGTCCCGACGTCGTAGTTCGCCGCGCCGATGAGTTGGCTGGCGATGGCCTCCTCGGCCGTGGTCGGCGACTTGAACGAGGCGTTGTGGACGCCCTCGGCGATGAACTTCAGCGCCTGGTCGACGCGGCGCTGGGGCGCGACGTCGACCGCCTTCGGGACCGAGATGCCGCCGTACTTCAGCCGGACGGTCTCCTCGCGGGGCGCCGCGTTCTCGACGGCCGTCACGAGCACCTGCACCGGGTTCTCGTCGGTGCGCTCGTGGACGATGTCGAACGCTTCGCGCACGAGGTTGAGCGTCTGCTGTTTCTTGCCCGTGTTCTCCTCGGTCTGCATCAGCCGGTTGATGAACCGCTCGACGACCGAGATTTCGGACTTCTGGAACTGCTTTCGGGCGTGGCGACCCGCGGTGTGGGCGACGGGCGTCACCGAGATGTACCGCTCCGTCGAGGGGTCGTTGTACTCGATCTCGCTTACCTCCCACTTCCCGAACAGCTTCGCCGAGAGGTCGCCGCCGCCGGCCGGGGCCTCGGGTTCGGGTTGGTCTTCCGTGCTCATGTTAGCGCACCGGTTTCTCCGCGTTGCCCCGCACCAGTTCGAGCAGCGACACGCCGTTTACCTTCTCGACCTTGTAGTTGACACCGGAGAGGTCGCCCATCGCGCGACCCTTCGCGCCGCCGATGCCGGCGATGGTCACTTCGTCGTGTTCGTCGATAAACGAGATGGCGCCGTCGCCGGGACAGAAGGCGGTGACCTGCTTGCCGTTCTTGATCAACTGGACCCGGACGCACTTCCGGATCGCCGAGTTGGGCTGTTTCGCCTCGATGCCGACTTTCTCCAGTACGATGCCTCGGGCCTGCGGGGCGCCCTCGAGGGGGTCCGACTTCTCGCGGAGGCCCCGGGCACGGCGCGCGTAGTCAGAGTCGGACCACCGCTGATTCTGGCGGTCCTTCTTGAGCTTGCGCGCGGCGTACTTGCCGTTTGCCATAGTACCCGTGGCTATCCGACGAAGGCACTTAAGCGCCCCGTTTCCGACGGGCCGTTACGCCGCGAGAGCGCCCGATGGAGGGGAACGAAGCGATCTCGTGGCGTTTCGTCGCGTAAACGGTACGCTCGTTGAGCGAACCGCGGCCGACGGCGATCAGCGCGTCTCGACCGACGGCGCCGCGGCCTCGAGCAGTGCAGACCGGTCCAACTCGGCCACCGACGCCCGCCCCGACAGCCCGAGCGTCAGGTCCAGGTCCGCGAGGAAGTTCCGGCACACCTCCCGCACGCCGTCCTCGCCGTCGACCGCCAGCCCGTAGACGTACGGCCGGCCGAGCAGCACCATCTCGGCGCCGAGCGCCAGCGCCGTCACCGCGTCGGCGCCCCGCCTGATCCCGCTGTCGAACAGCACGGGGGCGTCGCCGTACCCGGCGTCAGCGAGCCGGTCGACCACCCGCGGCAGCGCCTCGATCGCCGGCAGGGCGTTGTCGACCTGTCGGCCGCCGTGGTTCGAGACGATCACGCCGTCGGCGCCCGACTCGACCGCCAGTTCGGCGTCCTCGGGGTGGACGATCCCCTTGACGAGGATCGGCAGGTCGGTCAGCCCCCGGAGCCACTCCAGATCCGCCCAGGTGAGCGAGGCGTCGCCGAAGACGTCGACGAACCGCATGACCGCGGCGTCGGGGTTATCCTCGGGCGGGTCCGCCAGCAGGTCCCGGAAGACGGGGTCCGAGAAGTAGTTCGCCACCCCCTCGCCGTCGAGAAAGGGGAGGTACGCCCGCTCGACGTCGCGCTCGCGCCAGCTGATGACCGGCGTGTCGACCGTCACCACGAGCGCCTCGTAGCCCGCCTCCTCGGCGCGCTCGACGAAACTCGCCGTCAGGTCGCGCTCGGAACTCCAGTAGAGCTGGAACCAGCCGGGTGCGTCGCCCAGTTCGGCGGCGACGTCCTCGATCGTCTCCGAGGCGGCCGAACTCCCGACGAACGGCAGCCCGAGGTCCGCGGCCGCCCGCGCCGACGCGAGCTCCCCCTCCTCGTGGAGGATCGACTGGACGCCGATCGGCGCCAGCGCGACCGGCGCGGGGTAGCGCTCGCCGAAGAGGTCGACCGAGAGATCCCGCGAGGCGACGTCCCGGAGCATCCGGGGGACGATCCGCCAGCGCTCGAACGCCGTCCGGTTGGCCCGCTCGGTTCGCTCGGCGCCCGCGCTGCCCGCGACGTAGGCGAACGCCTCGGGGTCCAGCGCCTCCTCGGCCGCCGCTTCGAGGGTCTCGTACGACGGCGGCAGCGACGGCGGCTGTCCGGCGAGCATTCCCTGCGTGTAGACTTCGACCAGCCGTTCCCGGCCGTACGAGGGCGAGTCGTCCTCGGTCATGGCAGCCGCTCTGTCACGAACGACCGTATAGTTCCGGGTCGGGAGCGCGGCCCTCAGAGCAACTGCACGTCGTCGATGCCGAAGTGCCGGTCCGCGAGCGTCCGCACGGCCTCGATGGTCCGGCCGTCGCTGCCGATGGCGACGCCGCGGTCCTCGCTTGCGACCTCGACGTAGGCGACGGTGCCGGCGTTCTCGCTGAGCGTGACGTTGTAGACGGCGGCCGGCGCGAGCGCGTTCGCGACGAACGCCGCGGGTTCGTCGGCGCCCTCGACGAGGCGGACGGACCGGTCGACCCGCTCCTCGAACCGTCGGACGCGGCGGCCGCCGGGGCCGATGGCCGTGGCCATCTCGCCCGGTTCGACGACGACCAGCAGGCGGCCGTCCTGACGGACGCAGTCGCGGCCGGTCGCGCCCGTCACCTCCTCGAACAGCGCGAGCGTGCGGCGGGCGTCGTCGTCGAGCGTGACGCCCATCAGCTTCAGTCGGCCTTCGGGCTGGTCGAGCCCATCCGGAGGTCGACGTCGCCGGTGCCCAGCTTGATCGGCTTGCCGACGATGACGTTCTCCGTGACGCCGTTTAAGTCGTCGACCTCGCCGTGGATCGCCGCGTTGAGCAGGTGGTTGACCGTCACCTCGAACGCCGCCCGCGCCAGAACGGAGTCCTTCGAGCCGGAGATGCCGTGGCGGCCGATCGACTCGATCTCGCCGCGGTTGGTCATGATGTCCGCGACGAGCATCAGGTGGCGGACGTTGACGTCGTCCAGCCCCTGCTCGGCGAGCGTGTTGTTCGTCTCCTCGATGATCGCCTCGCGGGCCGCCTCGACGCCGAGGTTGCGGTAGATCTCGTGGATGTTGTTCGTCGTCGTCCGCGTCGCGTCGACGCCATCGATCTCCAGGACGTCGCCGAAGGCCGACCCCTCGGTGTAGAGGACGAACTCCTCACCGTCGTCTCCGTCCGAGGCGCCCTGCGCCTCGCGCTCCTCGCGGCGGATGACGACCCGCGAGATGTCCTCGATCCCCTTGAACGTGATGTCCCGCAGCTCCTCGACCAGCTGGAGCAGGTCCCGGTACGAGGGTTCCTCGGGGCCGAACTCGACGGTCGTCTCCCGCTGGATGGCCTCGACGCCGAGGTGGTCCTCGATGATCTCGGCGACCTCCTCGGGCGTGATCATCCGCTCTTCGAGCGTGTCGCGGTTGAGCGAGATCTGTACCCGCATGTCCGCGACGTTCGTCGAGACGTCGCCCAGCGCGAGGATCTTCGTCGCCTCGATCTTCCAGACGACCTCGTGGGCCTTCTCGCGCTCGGTAGCGAACTCGTCTTCCAGGTGGACGGTCATCATCGGCGTGTCCGGGGTCTTCCGGGCGTCGACGAGTTCGATCAGCCGCGGCAGCCCCTGGGTGACGTCGATCTCGGCGACCCCCGCGTAGTGGAACGTGTTCATCGTCAGCTGGGTGCCGGGTTCGCCGATCGACTGCGCCGAGACCGTCCCGACGGGGTCGAGCGGGTCGACCCGCGTGTCGAGGTAGCGGTTCTCGACGGCCGTCGCGATCTCGTCGGCCTGCTCGGTCGTGACGCCGTCGCGGGCCTCGATCGTCTCGTAGACGCGGTCCTTGAGCCGCCGGGGGAGGTCGGTGTCCTCGACGACCGCGATCACGTCCTCGCCCACGTCGTACTCGAGTTCAGTCATCGGAGCTCACCTCCGCGCCCTCGGGGGTGCGACGACTGTCCGCGTGCTCCGAGAGGTTCGTCGGCCGCGGCGTGGTGCCGATGAACGCCTCGCGTTCCTCCTCGGAGTCGAACTCGGCTTCGATGACGCGGTCGGCGATCTGATCGACGTCGATGTCGTGTTCCTCGCCCGAGGAGACCTTCACCGGCGAGGTGCCGTCCTCGCCGAACTCGAACTGGACGATGGTGTCGCTGGTGTCGCGGACGGTGCCGTCGTACTGCGTTTCGAGTTCGGAGAGGGCGTTGATCAGCCGCCGCTGGAGGTAGCCGGACTTCGACGTTCGCACGGCGGTGTCGACCAGCCCCTCGCGACCGCCCATCGCGTGGAAGAAGAACTCCCGCGGGGTGAGCCCGGCCGTGTAGGAGTTCTCGACGAAGCCGTGGGCCTCCGCGGAGAGGTCGTTCTCCTGGTAGTGGCTGAGCGTGCGGTTCTCGTAGCCGCGGTTGATTCGCTCGCCGCGAACCGCCTGCTGGCCGACGCAGCCGGCCATCTGGGTCAGGTTGAGCATCGACCCGCGGGCCCCGGAGGTCGCCATGACGACCGCGGGGTTGTCCTCGTCGAAGTGCTCCTCGGCGATGTTCCCCGCGTTGTCGCGGGCCCGCGAGAGCGTCTGCATGATCTTCATCTCGAGGGTCTCGTCGATCGTCCGACCCGGCAGGGACTCCAGTTCGCCCCGCTCGTAGGCCTCGATCAGCTCCTCGACGCGGTCGTAGGCGTCGTCGATGGTCTCGTCGATGCGCGAGCGCGCCTCCGCCGGGATCGTCTCGTCGTCGATGCCGATCGAGAACCCGAAGTGCATGATCGCACGCATCGCCAGCGTCGAGACCTCGTTGATGAAGATCCGCGCGCGCGTGTTGCCGTAGACCTTCGTGATCGTGTCGACGATCTCGCCGCCGAACTCGCCGACCTCGTCCTCGGCGATGGTGCCGGAGACGAGCTGGCCGTCCTCGATGGTGACCTGCTCGCCCGTCGTGCCCGTAAACTCGAGGTTGAGGTCGTCGGGCAGCAGTTCCGAGAAGACGTCCCGGCCGGTCCAGAACGGCTCGCCCTCGTCGTCGATGCCGCTCGGCTCGGGCAGTTCGTCGATCCGGGTCGCCCGCAGGAGGTCGAGCGCCTGCGTCTCGTTAAAGCGCGGGTTGTCGTGGGTCAGCAGGTAGGTCCCGCTGATGTGGTCCTGGATCGCGCCGATGATGTTCTCGCCGAAGCGCGGGGAGAGGATCTGCTCCTGGACGCGCATCAGGACGCGGGCCTCGGCGCGGGCCTCCTCGTTCTGGAGGGCGTGCATGTTCATCTCGTCGCCGTCGAAGTCGGCGTTGTACGGCGGACAGACGACGGTGTTCAGCCGGAAGGTCTTGTACGGCATGACCACGACCTCGTGGGCCATGATCGACATCCGGTGTAGCGACGGCTGGCGGTTGAAGATGACGATGTCGCCGTCGATGAGGTGCCGGTTGACCTCCCAGCCGGGTTCGATCTTCTCCGAGAGCTCCTCGCAGTTCTTCTCGGTCACCTTCAGCCGGCGGCCGTCCGGCCGGCGCACGTAGTTCGCGCCCGGGTGGGCCTCGGGGCCGTTGCGGACGTAGCGCCGGGCGTCGGCGAGGTTGCGCTCGGTGACGTTCATCGTCTGGGTCATCTCCTTTGCCACGCGGTCGGGGACGCCGACCTCGTTCAGGCTAAGCGTCGGGTCCGGCGAGATGACCGTCCGCGCGGAGAAGTTCACGCGCTTCCCGGACAGCGAGCCGCGGAATCGGCCCTCCTTGCCCTTGAGCCGCTGGGAGAGGGTCTTCAGCGGCCGGCCGGAGCGGTGGCGGGCCGGCGGCGTCCCGCTGATCTCGTTGTCCATGAACGTCGTGACGTGGTACTGCAGCAGTTCCCACAGGTCCTCGATGATGAGTTGGGGAGCGCCGGCCTCGCGGTTCTCCATGAACCGCTGGTTGATCCGGATGATGTCGACCAGCTTGTGCGTGAGGTCGTCCTCGGAGCGCTGGCCGTTGTCGAGGGTGATCGACGGCCGTGCCGTCACGGGCGGTACCGGCAGCACCGTCAGGATCATCCACTCGGGCCGGGAGCGCTCGGGGTCGATGCCCAGCACCTCGATGTCCTCGTCCGGGATGTCCTCGAACCAGTCGCGGATGTCCGAGGGCATCAGCTTGTT
The Salinilacihabitans rarus DNA segment above includes these coding regions:
- a CDS encoding 30S ribosomal protein S7, encoding MSTEDQPEPEAPAGGGDLSAKLFGKWEVSEIEYNDPSTERYISVTPVAHTAGRHARKQFQKSEISVVERFINRLMQTEENTGKKQQTLNLVREAFDIVHERTDENPVQVLVTAVENAAPREETVRLKYGGISVPKAVDVAPQRRVDQALKFIAEGVHNASFKSPTTAEEAIASQLIGAANYDVGTYAIGQKEEKERVAAAAR
- a CDS encoding 30S ribosomal protein S12, with translation MANGKYAARKLKKDRQNQRWSDSDYARRARGLREKSDPLEGAPQARGIVLEKVGIEAKQPNSAIRKCVRVQLIKNGKQVTAFCPGDGAISFIDEHDEVTIAGIGGAKGRAMGDLSGVNYKVEKVNGVSLLELVRGNAEKPVR
- a CDS encoding alpha-hydroxy-acid oxidizing protein, translating into MTEDDSPSYGRERLVEVYTQGMLAGQPPSLPPSYETLEAAAEEALDPEAFAYVAGSAGAERTERANRTAFERWRIVPRMLRDVASRDLSVDLFGERYPAPVALAPIGVQSILHEEGELASARAAADLGLPFVGSSAASETIEDVAAELGDAPGWFQLYWSSERDLTASFVERAEEAGYEALVVTVDTPVISWRERDVERAYLPFLDGEGVANYFSDPVFRDLLADPPEDNPDAAVMRFVDVFGDASLTWADLEWLRGLTDLPILVKGIVHPEDAELAVESGADGVIVSNHGGRQVDNALPAIEALPRVVDRLADAGYGDAPVLFDSGIRRGADAVTALALGAEMVLLGRPYVYGLAVDGEDGVREVCRNFLADLDLTLGLSGRASVAELDRSALLEAAAPSVETR
- a CDS encoding NusA-like transcription termination signal-binding factor, with the translated sequence MGVTLDDDARRTLALFEEVTGATGRDCVRQDGRLLVVVEPGEMATAIGPGGRRVRRFEERVDRSVRLVEGADEPAAFVANALAPAAVYNVTLSENAGTVAYVEVASEDRGVAIGSDGRTIEAVRTLADRHFGIDDVQLL
- the rpoA2 gene encoding DNA-directed RNA polymerase subunit A'', giving the protein MTELEYDVGEDVIAVVEDTDLPRRLKDRVYETIEARDGVTTEQADEIATAVENRYLDTRVDPLDPVGTVSAQSIGEPGTQLTMNTFHYAGVAEIDVTQGLPRLIELVDARKTPDTPMMTVHLEDEFATEREKAHEVVWKIEATKILALGDVSTNVADMRVQISLNRDTLEERMITPEEVAEIIEDHLGVEAIQRETTVEFGPEEPSYRDLLQLVEELRDITFKGIEDISRVVIRREEREAQGASDGDDGEEFVLYTEGSAFGDVLEIDGVDATRTTTNNIHEIYRNLGVEAAREAIIEETNNTLAEQGLDDVNVRHLMLVADIMTNRGEIESIGRHGISGSKDSVLARAAFEVTVNHLLNAAIHGEVDDLNGVTENVIVGKPIKLGTGDVDLRMGSTSPKAD
- a CDS encoding DNA-directed RNA polymerase subunit A', with the translated sequence MRNTTPKDIGSINFGLMEPEEYREMSATKIITADTYDDDGFPIDMGLMDPRLGVIDPGLECKTCGKHSGSCNGHFGHIELAAPVIHVGFTKLIRRLLRGTCRECSRLLLTEEEKDEFRDQIVESRKLGRDLNEVTKAAIRQARKKDRCPHCGEIQYDIEHEKPTTYYEVQQVLTSEYSQRIAAAMQGGEDEERTTPDELAAETEIELSRINEILSGSFRPREGQRKAIEKALGIDLTEEDTNKLMPSDIRDWFEDIPDEDIEVLGIDPERSRPEWMILTVLPVPPVTARPSITLDNGQRSEDDLTHKLVDIIRINQRFMENREAGAPQLIIEDLWELLQYHVTTFMDNEISGTPPARHRSGRPLKTLSQRLKGKEGRFRGSLSGKRVNFSARTVISPDPTLSLNEVGVPDRVAKEMTQTMNVTERNLADARRYVRNGPEAHPGANYVRRPDGRRLKVTEKNCEELSEKIEPGWEVNRHLIDGDIVIFNRQPSLHRMSIMAHEVVVMPYKTFRLNTVVCPPYNADFDGDEMNMHALQNEEARAEARVLMRVQEQILSPRFGENIIGAIQDHISGTYLLTHDNPRFNETQALDLLRATRIDELPEPSGIDDEGEPFWTGRDVFSELLPDDLNLEFTGTTGEQVTIEDGQLVSGTIAEDEVGEFGGEIVDTITKVYGNTRARIFINEVSTLAMRAIMHFGFSIGIDDETIPAEARSRIDETIDDAYDRVEELIEAYERGELESLPGRTIDETLEMKIMQTLSRARDNAGNIAEEHFDEDNPAVVMATSGARGSMLNLTQMAGCVGQQAVRGERINRGYENRTLSHYQENDLSAEAHGFVENSYTAGLTPREFFFHAMGGREGLVDTAVRTSKSGYLQRRLINALSELETQYDGTVRDTSDTIVQFEFGEDGTSPVKVSSGEEHDIDVDQIADRVIEAEFDSEEEREAFIGTTPRPTNLSEHADSRRTPEGAEVSSDD